Part of the Micromonospora rhizosphaerae genome is shown below.
TGCGGCGGGGCCCGCGCCCGCGGTCAGCGCGCCCCGCTCCATCAGCAGGGTGACCAGCTCGGCCAGATAGAAGGGGTTGCCCTGGGCGGTGGCGAGCAGCCGGTCCGCGTCGGCCTGCGGCAGCTTCCCGCCGCCGAGGTAGCTGGTGAGCAGCCGGGCCGCGTCGGCGCCGCGCAGCGGGGGCAGCGCGTGCACCTCGGCGTCCGCGACCCGGGTCAGCGCGCCGGCGGTACGCACCAGCTCGGGGCGGCCGAGCAGCAGCACCAGCACCGGGCCGGTGAGCCGGGAGAGGGTCACCCCGAGGGCGTTGATGGTCTCGGCGGTGGCGTCGTGCAGGTCGTCCACGACGATGACCAGCGGCGCCTCGACGGCGAGCGCGCTGAGCAGTCCGGCGACCGCGTTCGGCACGGCCTCCGCGTCCGGGGGCGGGGAGGCGGCGTCCCACTCGGCGTTCTCGGTGGCGACGGGCAGCTCGGCGTACCCGAGCAGGGCCAGGAGCTGGTCGGTGGCGACCGGCGGCAGGTCGCCGGGCAGCCGGCCGAGCCGCTGGCCGAGCCGGCGCAGCCGCTCCTCGACCGCCGGCCGGGTGAGCGCGGTGGAGGCGTCGTTGGGCAGGCCGACCGCCGCCCGGACCAGGTCGGCCAGGGGCGCGAGCCGGCGTCGCTCGCCGAACGCGGCGCAGCGTACCGAGAGCACCCGGGCGCCGGTGTGCGCGGCGTACCGGCCGGCGCCGACGTCGTAACCGGCCGCGAGGCGTTCCACCTCGGCGGCGAAGCGGGACTTGCCGATCCCCGCCTCGGCGGTCATCAGCAGCACTCGGGGCTCGCCCCGGTCGATCACCTCGGCGAGCCGGCCGGCCACCCGCCCGATCTCGGTCTCCCGGCCGACGAAGGGAGCCTCGTCGCCGAGGCCGGAGCGGGTGCCCGGCGCGTCCAGGAGGCCCAGCAGCTCGTACGCCTCGACCGGCTCGCGCTTGCCCTTGAGCCGCAGCGGGCGCAGGGCCCGCCAGGAGGCCACGTGCCGGGTCGCGGCGGAGGTCCGGGCGCCGGCGTAGACCGCGCCGACGGCGGCGGCGTCGGCGAGCCGGGCCGCGGTGTTCACCGTGTCGCCGATGACCGTGTACTCGATGGCCGCCTGGATGCCGGCGATCACGTCGCCGGTGTTCAGCCCGACCCGCAGGCCGAGCGGCGCGCCGCCGCCCCGCTCGTCGTCGAGCACCCGGCGGACCGCCCGCTGCATGGAGAGTGCGGCGCGGACGGCGCGTTCGGCGTCGTCCTCGTGGGCGACGGGCGCGCCGAACACCGCCATGATGCCGTCGCCGGTGAGCTTGTCGACGTGCCCGCCGAAGGTCTTGACCGCGCCGGCCAGGGCGGCGAGCACCCGGTCGGTGACCGCGCCGACCCGTTCCGGGTCCAGGTCCTCCGACCAGGAGGTGAAGTCGGAGAGGTCGCCGAAGAGCACGGTGACCACCCGCCGCTCGGCGGCGGGCAGCGTCGCGGCGGCGGGCAGCGCGGCGCCGCAGTTGTGGCAGAACCGCGCGCCGGGGACGGCGACCGTTCCGCACACCGGGCAGGTCACGGCCGCTCCACCCCGTCCGGGGGGATCCCCAGGTATTCGAGCTGGGCGCGGACCGACCACTCGGCCGCCCACCAGAGCGACCGGTCGACGTCCGCGTACACCCGCTCGACCACCTCCCGTGCGGTGGTGGCGCCGTCGGCGACCGCCGCCCGGACCTGGTCGAGCCGGGCCCGGCGGTGGGCGAGGTAGAACTCCGCCGCCGCGCCGCAGTCGGCCAGCGCCGGGCCGTGCCCGGGCAGCGCCGGGATCCCCCGGTACGTCGAGAGCAGCTCCAGGCTCGACAGATAGTCACCGAGGTGACCGTCCGGGTGGGCGACCACGGTGGTGCCCCGGCCCAGGATGGTGTCGCCGGTGAGCACCACCCGCTCGGCGCCGTGCTCCACCAGGAAGCAGACGGAGTCGGCGGTGTGGCCGGGGGTGGGCAGCAGCCGGATGGCGAGGCCGTCGGCGTCCAGCGCGCTCGCCAGGGTGAGCGGCTCCGCGCCGATGGTGTGCGCGGGGTCGGCGGCGAGCACGGGCGCGTCGCCGAGCAGCTCGGCAAGGCGCGCGGAGCCCTCGGTGTGGTCCGGGTGCCCGTGGGTGATCAGCACGGACCCGACCGGCCGGTGCCCGGCGATCGCGGCCAGGTGCTCCTCGTCGGCCGGCCCGGGGTCGACCACCACGGCCGGGGCCCCGGGGTCCGTGCGCAGCACCCACGTGTTGGTGCCGTCGAGCGTCATCGGCCCCGGGTTCGGGGCGCGCAGCAGCGTCACCCACCCCGGCAGCTCATCGGCCAGCGCCCCTGCGGCTCCCGTCACATGCCCGCCCATGGCAGCGATCGTACGACCCCGCCCGCCACTCCCCGCGATCTTGCAGTTTCGGTTGGTGTTATGTCCCCTAGCGGGCCATCTGCCGCCACCACAACCGCAAGATCGCGGGGAAGGAGCGTTAGGCGACCTCGACGATGACCTCGACCTCGACGGGGGCGTCGAGGGGGAGTTCGGCGACGCCGACGGCGCTGCGGGCGTGCCGGCCGGCCTCGCCGAAGACCGCGCCGAAGAGGTCGGAGGCGCCGTTGATCACGCCGGGCTGGCCGGTGAAGCCGGGCGCGCTCGCGACGAAGCCGGTCAGCTTGACGATCTTGACGACCTTCTCCAGCCCGACCAGCGAGTCGATCGCGGCCAGCGCGTTCAGCGCGCACCGCTGGGCCAGGTCCTTCGCCTGCTCGGCGGAGACGCCGTTGCCGACCTTGCCGGTGGCGAGCAGCTTCCCCTCCGCCATCGGCAGCTGGCCGGAGACGTAGACGTGCTGCCCGGACTGGACGGCCGGCACGTAGCTGGCCACCGGCGGCACCACTTCGGGCAGGGTCAGGCCGAGCTCCGCGAGCTTGGCGTGCGGTCCGTTGCTCATGCCGCTCACGCCTTCGGGCGCTTCAGGTAGGCGACGAGCTGCTCCGGGTTCGGGCCGGGGACCACGGAGACCAGTTCCCAGCCGTCCTCGCCCCAGTTGTCGAGGATCTGCTTGGTCGCGTGGACCAGCAGCGGGACCGTGGCGTATTCCCACTTCTGCATCGGTGGAGGTCTTCCTCTCCTGGCATGGACTCTTCAGGCACAGCCTAAGGTCCGGCAGGACGACCGGGGCACGGGACGCTGCTCGGACGTCGGGGAGGCAGCTCACCGCAGGGTCCGCCGTGGGCGTGCCGAGAGGACATCGGCCGCGGTCGGCGGACCATGCGGGGCTGGCAAGTGGCCCGCCGACCGCTACCCTTCCCGTCGGACGGGCGACCACGCTCGCCCGCCACGCTCGATGATGCGTCCGTCGCCCCGGGCGGCGACGGCGCCGCACCCCGGGGGAAGACAATGACCCAACCGCCATTCGGCGCCAGCGGATCGCCCAGCGGTCCGTTCCGTCAGGAGCCGCCCGCCTACCCCGGCCCGATCGGGGCCACGCCGCCCCCCGGCCAGGCCCCGGGAGCCATCCCGCCGCCGCCCGGCTACCCGCCGCACCAGGCGGGCGCGCAGCCGCCCGGCTACCCGCCGCACCAGGCGCCGGGCGCGCAGCCCCCCGGCTACCCGCCGCACCAGGCGGGCGCGCAGCCCCCCGGCTACCCGCCGTACGAGGCGCCGGCAACGCCCCCGCGAAAGAAGCGCGGCCTGTTGATCGCGTCCATCGTGCTGGCCGCGGCCCTGCTGCTCTGCGGCGGTGGCGGCACGGCGGCGTTCCTGACCGTGCGCAACGCCGAGGACGGCCAGGGCGCCAAGGAGCCGGCGGTCGCGGTGGACGGCTTCCTCACCGCTGTCTACAAGGACCGGGACGCCAAGAAGGCGGCCACCTTCGTCTGCTCCGCCTCCCGGGACGACAAGAAGATCGCCGCCAAGGTGGCCGAGGTGCAGA
Proteins encoded:
- a CDS encoding DUF4177 domain-containing protein yields the protein MQKWEYATVPLLVHATKQILDNWGEDGWELVSVVPGPNPEQLVAYLKRPKA
- a CDS encoding RidA family protein; amino-acid sequence: MSNGPHAKLAELGLTLPEVVPPVASYVPAVQSGQHVYVSGQLPMAEGKLLATGKVGNGVSAEQAKDLAQRCALNALAAIDSLVGLEKVVKIVKLTGFVASAPGFTGQPGVINGASDLFGAVFGEAGRHARSAVGVAELPLDAPVEVEVIVEVA
- a CDS encoding MBL fold metallo-hydrolase, whose protein sequence is MGGHVTGAAGALADELPGWVTLLRAPNPGPMTLDGTNTWVLRTDPGAPAVVVDPGPADEEHLAAIAGHRPVGSVLITHGHPDHTEGSARLAELLGDAPVLAADPAHTIGAEPLTLASALDADGLAIRLLPTPGHTADSVCFLVEHGAERVVLTGDTILGRGTTVVAHPDGHLGDYLSSLELLSTYRGIPALPGHGPALADCGAAAEFYLAHRRARLDQVRAAVADGATTAREVVERVYADVDRSLWWAAEWSVRAQLEYLGIPPDGVERP